The genomic window CCTTGGCCCCCATGTCCACCCCACCCCTTCCGCCCGAGGTCCTGCGCGCCGCCGTGGCTCACCTGGCCCCGGTGATCCCGCTGCTGACCGAGCTCGGCACGGCCTTCGCGAAGGGAGGTCACGAGCTGGCCCTCGTCGGGGGCCCGGTCCGGGACGCCTTCCTCGGCCGCACGAGCGGCGACCTGGACTTCACCACCTCCGCACCACCGGAGGAGACCGAAGGCATCCTCTCTGCGTGGGGCGATGCCACGTGGGACATGGGCCGGGAGTTCGGCACGATCGGCGCCCGCGGGGGCGAGATGATCGTCGAGGTCACCACCTACCGTGCCGACGCCTACGACGGTCAGACCCGCAAGCCGGTCGTCGCCTTCGGCGACAACCTCCAGGACGACCTCGTCCGGCGCGACTTCACGGTCAACGCGATGGCTCTGCGCCTGCCCGACCTCGAGCTCGTCGACCCCCACGGCGGCCTGCTCGACCTCGCGGCCAAGCGGCTGCGCACTCCCTCCACCCCCGAGGTCTCCTTCACCGACGACCCGCTGCGGATGATGCGGGCGGCCCGCTTCGTCGCCCAGCTCGGCCTCGTCCCGGCTCCCGAGGTCACGGACGCCATGACCGAGGCCGCGGCGACCCTGGACATCGTCTCCGCCGAGCGGATCCGTGACGAGCTGGTCAAGCTCGTGCTCGGCGAGGACCCCGTCGCAGGGCTGCGCGTGCTCGTCGAGACCGGTCTGGCCGACCACATGCTCCCCGAGCTGCCCGCCCTGCGCCTGGAGATCGACGAGCACCACCGGCACAAGGACGTCTACGAGCACTCCTTGACGGTGCTGCAGCAAGCGATCGATCTGGAGGACGCAGCGGGGTCCGACCCCGGCGCGGAGCGTGACCGTGCCGTGCCCGGCCCGGACCTCGTCCTGCGCCTGGCTGCACTGCTGCACGACATCGGCAAACCGCGAACCCGGCGATTCGAGACCGGTGGCGGGGTCTCCTTCCACCACCACGACGTCGTCGGCGCCAAGCTCGCGGCCAAGCGGATGAAGGCGCTGCGGTTCGACAAGGACACGACCAAGCAGGT from Janibacter cremeus includes these protein-coding regions:
- a CDS encoding CCA tRNA nucleotidyltransferase — its product is MSTPPLPPEVLRAAVAHLAPVIPLLTELGTAFAKGGHELALVGGPVRDAFLGRTSGDLDFTTSAPPEETEGILSAWGDATWDMGREFGTIGARGGEMIVEVTTYRADAYDGQTRKPVVAFGDNLQDDLVRRDFTVNAMALRLPDLELVDPHGGLLDLAAKRLRTPSTPEVSFTDDPLRMMRAARFVAQLGLVPAPEVTDAMTEAAATLDIVSAERIRDELVKLVLGEDPVAGLRVLVETGLADHMLPELPALRLEIDEHHRHKDVYEHSLTVLQQAIDLEDAAGSDPGAERDRAVPGPDLVLRLAALLHDIGKPRTRRFETGGGVSFHHHDVVGAKLAAKRMKALRFDKDTTKQVARLVELHLRFHGYRDGQWTDSAVRRYVTDAGPLLQRLHRLTRADCTTRNQRKANRLARAYDDLEERIESLLEQEELDAVRPELDGNQIGEVLGIPPGPQIGQAYRYLLQVRLDEGLIGPDAATERLRAWWAERA